Proteins co-encoded in one Leptotrichia sp. oral taxon 215 str. W9775 genomic window:
- a CDS encoding ABC transporter substrate-binding protein — protein MNKFFSLTDTFSQLVEKYPEAMDFLVANGFEQFKNKQMFDTMGKTIRIDMALKSKKINPELFEERLVAFLEKDSAMDISLAESKKDATGDILIEGVLPCPIRIPLLEGIKEWVDDQNAKNDYKIAYELQSANLGLDWVVDKVKTGDADKVSDVLLSAGFELFFDKDLMGHFMDEGIFETYLDEMNKDFCNDRIDLRDPKKRYAIMGVVPAVFLVNKGVLGDRKVPETWADILSEEFEDSVALPMNDLDLFNALVINIYKEFGSEGIKNLVRSYKKNLHPAQMVKAKGKSKDAPAVSIIPYFFTQMLMGASDLQAVWPKDGALLSPIFMITKKAKQDKIKPFIDFFMSEKIGTLFSASGKFPSTNPNVDNHLDENQTFKWIGWDFIHNNDVGGLVRQCEKEFNDAIMEL, from the coding sequence ATGAATAAATTTTTTAGCTTAACCGATACATTTAGCCAGCTGGTGGAAAAATATCCTGAAGCGATGGACTTCCTGGTGGCAAATGGATTTGAACAGTTTAAGAACAAGCAGATGTTTGATACAATGGGGAAAACAATAAGAATAGATATGGCATTGAAATCAAAGAAGATAAATCCTGAACTGTTTGAAGAAAGACTGGTTGCATTTCTGGAAAAAGACAGTGCAATGGATATTTCCCTTGCAGAAAGCAAGAAGGATGCAACAGGAGATATTTTAATAGAAGGTGTGCTGCCTTGCCCTATAAGAATACCTTTACTGGAAGGAATAAAGGAATGGGTGGATGACCAGAATGCAAAAAATGACTATAAGATAGCATATGAACTTCAGTCAGCAAACTTAGGACTTGACTGGGTAGTTGACAAGGTAAAGACAGGAGATGCGGATAAAGTGTCTGACGTTCTTCTTTCAGCAGGATTTGAACTGTTTTTTGATAAGGATCTTATGGGACATTTCATGGATGAGGGAATATTTGAAACATACCTTGATGAAATGAACAAGGATTTCTGTAATGACAGGATTGATTTGAGGGATCCTAAAAAGAGATATGCAATAATGGGAGTTGTACCTGCAGTATTTCTTGTAAATAAAGGGGTTCTTGGAGATAGAAAGGTGCCTGAAACATGGGCTGACATTTTAAGCGAGGAATTTGAAGATTCAGTAGCATTGCCAATGAATGACCTTGATTTATTCAATGCCCTTGTTATAAACATATACAAGGAATTCGGTTCAGAAGGAATTAAAAATCTGGTAAGATCATATAAGAAGAATCTGCACCCGGCACAAATGGTAAAGGCAAAAGGAAAAAGCAAGGATGCTCCGGCAGTAAGTATAATTCCTTATTTCTTTACACAGATGCTTATGGGGGCGAGTGACCTTCAGGCAGTATGGCCTAAGGATGGAGCATTGTTAAGTCCAATATTTATGATTACGAAAAAAGCAAAACAGGATAAAATAAAGCCATTTATTGACTTTTTCATGTCAGAAAAAATTGGAACACTGTTTTCAGCGAGCGGAAAATTCCCTTCAACAAATCCTAATGTTGATAACCATCTGGATGAAAACCAGACATTTAAATGGATTGGTTGGGACTTTATCCATAACAACGATGTTGGAGGCCTCGTAAGACAGTGCGAAAAAGAATTTAATGATGCAATAATGGAATTATAG
- a CDS encoding GTP-binding protein: MNLVVFSGPPSSGKTSVILKTVDALKQQGISVGVVKFDCLYTDDDILYEKAGIPVKKGLSGALCPDHFFVSNIEEVVQWGRSLGLSMLITESAGLCNRCSPYIKEIKGVCVIDNLSGINTPKKIGPMLKSADIVIITKGDIVSQAEREVFASRVNSVNPTAVTMHVNGLTGQGAYELSTLLYEKEKEIDTVQGKQLRFPMPSALCSYCLGETRIGEKYQMGNVRKMNLGGNSNE, from the coding sequence ATGAATTTAGTAGTGTTTTCAGGACCACCATCATCAGGGAAGACAAGTGTTATACTAAAAACTGTTGATGCATTGAAACAGCAGGGAATATCAGTTGGAGTTGTAAAATTTGACTGTCTTTATACAGATGATGATATATTATATGAAAAAGCAGGAATTCCTGTGAAAAAAGGATTATCAGGAGCATTATGTCCAGACCACTTTTTCGTATCGAATATTGAAGAGGTTGTACAGTGGGGAAGAAGTCTGGGACTTTCAATGCTTATTACTGAATCGGCAGGACTTTGTAACAGATGTTCGCCATATATTAAGGAAATAAAGGGAGTATGTGTCATAGACAACCTTTCAGGGATAAATACACCTAAAAAAATAGGACCGATGCTTAAGTCTGCGGATATTGTAATTATAACTAAAGGGGATATAGTTTCACAGGCTGAAAGGGAAGTATTTGCTTCAAGGGTAAATTCAGTAAATCCTACAGCAGTTACAATGCATGTGAACGGACTTACAGGACAGGGAGCATATGAGCTGAGTACACTTCTTTATGAAAAGGAAAAGGAAATTGATACAGTTCAGGGAAAACAGCTTAGATTTCCTATGCCTTCAGCATTATGTTCATATTGCTTAGGAGAAACAAGAATCGGAGAAAAATATCAGATGGGAAATGTCAGAAAAATGAATTTAGGTGGTAACAGTAATGAATAA